The Daucus carota subsp. sativus chromosome 9, DH1 v3.0, whole genome shotgun sequence genome window below encodes:
- the LOC108200182 gene encoding PH, RCC1 and FYVE domains-containing protein 1 isoform X1, which produces MTSDVSSTTVAQAHRDIYQAVTALKKGAYLLKYGRRGKPKFCPFRLANDGSVLIWFSGKEEKHLKLCHVSQIISGQRTPIFQRYPRPEKEYQSFSLIYNDRSLDLICKDKDEAELWFSGLKALISCGRQRKFRTESRSDGIPSGASSPRTYTATSSPLISPAYSIESLQKDSEEQHRLHTPYDNATKTDAFSDMIKYDVPPKGSFLPYSASASVHSLSSGNSDGIYSQVKGIGMDAYRISLSSAVSSSSQGSGHDDDNSLGDVFIWGECTGDGVVGGGPHKVGKSCGANVDSLLPKVLESAVVLDVQNIACGGRHAAFVTKQGEIFSWGEERGGRLGHGVDSDVLHPKLIEALGATNIELVACGEYHTCAVTLSGDLYTWGDGHFGLLGHGNEVSHCVPKKVLGPLEGIHVSSVSCGPWHTAVVTSAGQLFTFGDGTFGVLGHRDRISVSKPREVESLKGRRTVRAACGVWHTAAVIEVMVGNSSSSNCSSGNLFTWGDGDKGRLGHGDKEAKLVPTCVTTLVKSNFCQVACGYSFTVALTTSGHVYTMGSPVYGQLGNPQADGKLPSRVEGKLSNNFVEEIACGAHHVAVLTSRTEVYTWGKGTKGQLGHGDTDDRTSPNHVEALKDKQVKSVACGTNFTAAICLHKWVSGIDQSMCSGCRLPFNFKRKRHNCYNCGLVFCHSCSSRKSLRASMAPNPDRPYRVCDSCSGKLKSTIEADAQSNPSISRRGNRNPGFGNASGKDEKFESRSLSNLARFSSTESLKQNESRITKRKKNLEFATSRVSPVSNNVSQWGGLNVSKAFNPVFGSSKKYFSASVPGSRIVSRATSPVSRRPSPPRSTTPPPTLGGLVSPIMVSNEAKETNAHISQEIIKLRGQVETLTRKAQFQEAELKKTTKQLLEAVAVAGEETAKCKAAKEVIKSLTAQLKDMAERLPVGASRNIYSPPATSHCLYSASSDVSNASFDQLNGQVACQKSESYISNRTMLSDGLDSQFISNGSTSFFLQNGPNSQLPSGARTISDHSSSHNRPGYSESTNGNRRSDYQNDIEGVEQDEPGVYITLTSLPGGIKDLKRVRFSRKRFSEKQAEQWWAENRVRVYEQYNIRMVDKPSVGVGTDDFT; this is translated from the exons ATGACTTCAGATGTTAGTAGTACAACAGTTGCTCAAGCTCACAGGGACATTTACCAG GCCGTTACTGCTCTAAAGAAAGGAGCCTATTTGCTTAAATACGGAAGAAGGGGGAAGCCCAAGTTTTGTCCATTCAGGCTTGCCAAT GACGGATCTGTACTAATATGGTTTTCGGGTAAAGAGGAGAAACACCTTAAACTATGTCATGTGTCCCAAATCATCTCAGGGCAACGCACT CCAATATTTCAGAGGTATCCACGACCCGAGAAAGAGTATCAGTCGTTCTCATTAATATACAATGACAGGTCACTTGATTTG ATTTGCAAGGATAAAGATGAAGCTGAGTTATGGTTTAGTGGTCTAAAAGCATTAATATCATGTGGTCGTCAAAGAAAGTTCAGAACCGAATCAAGGAGTGATGGTATCCCATCTGGAGCTAGTAGTCCTAGAACATACACTGCAACAAGCTCCCCTCTAATTTCTCCAGCTTATAGTATTGAGAGCTTGCAAAAG GATAGTGAGGAGCAGCACCGACTTCATACTCCATATGACAATGCTACTAAAACTGATGCATTTTCAGATATGATTAAATATGATGTGCCGCCTAAAGGTTCTTTTCTACCATATTCTGCTAGCGCATCTGTCCATTCTTTATCGTCAGGAAACTCAGATGGGATTTACAGTCAAGTGAAAGGAATTGGGATGGATGCTTATAGAATAAGCTTATCTAGTGCAGTTAGTTCTTCAAGCCAAGGGTCTGGTCACGATGATGATAATTCCTTGGGTGATGTTTTTATTTGGGGGGAATGCACTGGTGATGGGGTTGTTGGTGGGGGACCTCACAAAGTAGGGAAATCTTGTGGCGCCAACGTGGATTCTTTACTGCCCAAAGTGTTAGAATCCGCAGTGGTACTTGATGTTCAAAATATAGCTTGTGGTGGACGACATGCTGCTTTTGTAACCAAGCAAGGAGAGATATTTTCCTGGGGTGAGGAAAGAGGAGGCAGGCTAGGCCATGGTGTAGATTCTGATGTTCTGCATCCAAAGCTTATTGAAGCCCTTGGTGCTACAAACATTGAGCTTGTGGCATGTGGTGAGTACCATACATGTGCTGTAACACTTTCTGGTGATCTGTACACATGGGGAGATGGCCATTTTGGTCTTCTTGGTCATGGGAATGAAGTAAGCCATTGTGTCCCAAAGAAGGTACTTGGACCATTGGAGGGTATCCATGTTTCATCAGTCTCGTGTGGTCCCTGGCATACTGCTGTAGTGACCTCTGCTGGACAATTATTTACTTTTGGTGATGGAACATTTGGTGTTTTAGGGCACAGAGATCGTATTAGTGTCTCAAAACCCAGAGAGGTCGAGTCTCTTAAAGGGCGTCGTACAGTGCGAGCAGCTTGTGGTGTATGGCATACTGCTGCCGTCATAGAAGTCATGGTTGGTAATTCAAGTTCTAGCAATTGTTCTTCAGGAAATTTATTTACATGGGGAGACGGGGATAAAGGTCGGCTTGGCCATGGTGACAAGGAAGCTAAACTTGTTCCAACTTGTGTTACCACTCTTGTCAAATCCAACTTTTGCCAAGTTGCCTGCGGTTATAGCTTCACAGTTGCCCTTACAACCTCAGGTCATGTCTATACCATGGGCAGTCCTGTTTATGGACAGCTAGGTAATCCTCAAGCTGATGGGAAGCTTCCGTCTCGTGTTGAAGGAAAACTTTCCAATAATTTCGTAGAAGAGATAGCTTGTGGTGCCCATCATGTTGCAGTCTTAACTTCAAGAACTGAAGTTTACACATGGGGCAAGGGTACAAAAGGTCAATTGGGTCATGGAGACACAGATGACCGAACTTCTCCAAACCACGTTGAAGCTTTAAAAGACAAGCAAGTAAAAAGTGTTGCCTGTGGTACTAATTTCACCGCTGCTATCTGCCTTCATAAGTGGGTTTCAGGGATAGATCAGTCTATGTGTTCGGGATGCCGTCTACCGTTTAATTTCAAAAGAAAGCGTCACAATTGTTATAACTGTGGGCTTGTTTTTTGTCATTCATGCAGCAGCAGGAAGTCACTCAGGGCCTCTATGGCACCAAATCCTGACAGACCATATCGGGTATGCGATAGTTGTTCGGGTAAACTAAAAAGCACGATTGAAGCTGACGCACAATCTAACCCTTCTATAAGTAGGCGAGGAAATAGGAATCCAGGGTTTGGCAATGCAAGTGGAAAGGACGAGAAGTTTGAATCCCGTTCTCTTTCCAATCTTGCCAGATTTTCCTCTACAGAATCCTTGAAGCAAAATGAATCCCGTATTACCAAGAGAAAGAAGAACTTAGAGTTTGCTACCAGTCGCGTGTCTCCTGTTTCAAACAATGTTTCACAGTGGGGTGGCCTTAATGTCTCAAAAGCTTTTAATCCAGTATTTGGATCATCCAAGAAATATTTTTCAGCTTCTGTTCCTGGATCAAGAATCGTTTCTCGAGCAACATCACCAGTATCGAGACGGCCCAGTCCACCTCGTTCTACAACACCTCCTCCAACTCTTGGGGGGCTTGTTTCGCCAATAATGGTTTCCAATGAAGCTAAAGAGACAAATGCTCACATCAGCCAAGAAATCATCAAACTAAGAGGGCAG GTGGAAACTCTAACACGAAAAGCACAATTTCAAGAGGCAGAGCTTAAAAAAACTACTAAACAGTTATTGGAGGCGGTAGCAGTTGCCGGGGAAGAGACTGCTAAATGCAAAGCAGCAAAAGAAGTGATCAAGTCACTAACTGCTCAA CTTAAGGACATGGCTGAAAGACTGCCTGTTGGAGCATCCCGGAACATATATTCTCCTCCAGCCACTTCACATTGCTTATATTCTGCTTCCAGTGATGTTTCAAATGCTTCATTTGATCAGTTAAATGGTCAAGTTGCATGCCAGAAATCAGAATCATATATATCAAACAGAACCATGTTATCTGATGGATTAGACAGCCAATTTATATCCAACGGGTCAACCAGTTTTTTTCTGCAAAATGGACCTAACAGCCAGTTACCCAGTGGTGCAAGAACTATCAGTGATCACAGTTCCAGTCACAACAGACCCGGTTATTCAGAATCAACAAATGGAAACAGAAGATCTGATTATCAAAATGATATCGAGGGGGTTGAACAAGATGAGCCTGGGGTTTACATTACTCTTACCTCCTTACCTGGAGGCATAAAAGATCTTAAGCGTGTTCGCTTCAG TCGGAAGCGCTTTAGTGAAAAACAAGCAGAACAATGGTGGGCGGAGAATAGAGTCAGAGTGTATGAACAGTACAATATTCGCATGGTGGATAAACCTAGTGTTGGTGTCGGGACTGACGACTTCACCTAG
- the LOC108200182 gene encoding PH, RCC1 and FYVE domains-containing protein 1 isoform X2: MTSDVSSTTVAQAHRDIYQAVTALKKGAYLLKYGRRGKPKFCPFRLANPIFQRYPRPEKEYQSFSLIYNDRSLDLICKDKDEAELWFSGLKALISCGRQRKFRTESRSDGIPSGASSPRTYTATSSPLISPAYSIESLQKDSEEQHRLHTPYDNATKTDAFSDMIKYDVPPKGSFLPYSASASVHSLSSGNSDGIYSQVKGIGMDAYRISLSSAVSSSSQGSGHDDDNSLGDVFIWGECTGDGVVGGGPHKVGKSCGANVDSLLPKVLESAVVLDVQNIACGGRHAAFVTKQGEIFSWGEERGGRLGHGVDSDVLHPKLIEALGATNIELVACGEYHTCAVTLSGDLYTWGDGHFGLLGHGNEVSHCVPKKVLGPLEGIHVSSVSCGPWHTAVVTSAGQLFTFGDGTFGVLGHRDRISVSKPREVESLKGRRTVRAACGVWHTAAVIEVMVGNSSSSNCSSGNLFTWGDGDKGRLGHGDKEAKLVPTCVTTLVKSNFCQVACGYSFTVALTTSGHVYTMGSPVYGQLGNPQADGKLPSRVEGKLSNNFVEEIACGAHHVAVLTSRTEVYTWGKGTKGQLGHGDTDDRTSPNHVEALKDKQVKSVACGTNFTAAICLHKWVSGIDQSMCSGCRLPFNFKRKRHNCYNCGLVFCHSCSSRKSLRASMAPNPDRPYRVCDSCSGKLKSTIEADAQSNPSISRRGNRNPGFGNASGKDEKFESRSLSNLARFSSTESLKQNESRITKRKKNLEFATSRVSPVSNNVSQWGGLNVSKAFNPVFGSSKKYFSASVPGSRIVSRATSPVSRRPSPPRSTTPPPTLGGLVSPIMVSNEAKETNAHISQEIIKLRGQVETLTRKAQFQEAELKKTTKQLLEAVAVAGEETAKCKAAKEVIKSLTAQLKDMAERLPVGASRNIYSPPATSHCLYSASSDVSNASFDQLNGQVACQKSESYISNRTMLSDGLDSQFISNGSTSFFLQNGPNSQLPSGARTISDHSSSHNRPGYSESTNGNRRSDYQNDIEGVEQDEPGVYITLTSLPGGIKDLKRVRFSRKRFSEKQAEQWWAENRVRVYEQYNIRMVDKPSVGVGTDDFT, from the exons ATGACTTCAGATGTTAGTAGTACAACAGTTGCTCAAGCTCACAGGGACATTTACCAG GCCGTTACTGCTCTAAAGAAAGGAGCCTATTTGCTTAAATACGGAAGAAGGGGGAAGCCCAAGTTTTGTCCATTCAGGCTTGCCAAT CCAATATTTCAGAGGTATCCACGACCCGAGAAAGAGTATCAGTCGTTCTCATTAATATACAATGACAGGTCACTTGATTTG ATTTGCAAGGATAAAGATGAAGCTGAGTTATGGTTTAGTGGTCTAAAAGCATTAATATCATGTGGTCGTCAAAGAAAGTTCAGAACCGAATCAAGGAGTGATGGTATCCCATCTGGAGCTAGTAGTCCTAGAACATACACTGCAACAAGCTCCCCTCTAATTTCTCCAGCTTATAGTATTGAGAGCTTGCAAAAG GATAGTGAGGAGCAGCACCGACTTCATACTCCATATGACAATGCTACTAAAACTGATGCATTTTCAGATATGATTAAATATGATGTGCCGCCTAAAGGTTCTTTTCTACCATATTCTGCTAGCGCATCTGTCCATTCTTTATCGTCAGGAAACTCAGATGGGATTTACAGTCAAGTGAAAGGAATTGGGATGGATGCTTATAGAATAAGCTTATCTAGTGCAGTTAGTTCTTCAAGCCAAGGGTCTGGTCACGATGATGATAATTCCTTGGGTGATGTTTTTATTTGGGGGGAATGCACTGGTGATGGGGTTGTTGGTGGGGGACCTCACAAAGTAGGGAAATCTTGTGGCGCCAACGTGGATTCTTTACTGCCCAAAGTGTTAGAATCCGCAGTGGTACTTGATGTTCAAAATATAGCTTGTGGTGGACGACATGCTGCTTTTGTAACCAAGCAAGGAGAGATATTTTCCTGGGGTGAGGAAAGAGGAGGCAGGCTAGGCCATGGTGTAGATTCTGATGTTCTGCATCCAAAGCTTATTGAAGCCCTTGGTGCTACAAACATTGAGCTTGTGGCATGTGGTGAGTACCATACATGTGCTGTAACACTTTCTGGTGATCTGTACACATGGGGAGATGGCCATTTTGGTCTTCTTGGTCATGGGAATGAAGTAAGCCATTGTGTCCCAAAGAAGGTACTTGGACCATTGGAGGGTATCCATGTTTCATCAGTCTCGTGTGGTCCCTGGCATACTGCTGTAGTGACCTCTGCTGGACAATTATTTACTTTTGGTGATGGAACATTTGGTGTTTTAGGGCACAGAGATCGTATTAGTGTCTCAAAACCCAGAGAGGTCGAGTCTCTTAAAGGGCGTCGTACAGTGCGAGCAGCTTGTGGTGTATGGCATACTGCTGCCGTCATAGAAGTCATGGTTGGTAATTCAAGTTCTAGCAATTGTTCTTCAGGAAATTTATTTACATGGGGAGACGGGGATAAAGGTCGGCTTGGCCATGGTGACAAGGAAGCTAAACTTGTTCCAACTTGTGTTACCACTCTTGTCAAATCCAACTTTTGCCAAGTTGCCTGCGGTTATAGCTTCACAGTTGCCCTTACAACCTCAGGTCATGTCTATACCATGGGCAGTCCTGTTTATGGACAGCTAGGTAATCCTCAAGCTGATGGGAAGCTTCCGTCTCGTGTTGAAGGAAAACTTTCCAATAATTTCGTAGAAGAGATAGCTTGTGGTGCCCATCATGTTGCAGTCTTAACTTCAAGAACTGAAGTTTACACATGGGGCAAGGGTACAAAAGGTCAATTGGGTCATGGAGACACAGATGACCGAACTTCTCCAAACCACGTTGAAGCTTTAAAAGACAAGCAAGTAAAAAGTGTTGCCTGTGGTACTAATTTCACCGCTGCTATCTGCCTTCATAAGTGGGTTTCAGGGATAGATCAGTCTATGTGTTCGGGATGCCGTCTACCGTTTAATTTCAAAAGAAAGCGTCACAATTGTTATAACTGTGGGCTTGTTTTTTGTCATTCATGCAGCAGCAGGAAGTCACTCAGGGCCTCTATGGCACCAAATCCTGACAGACCATATCGGGTATGCGATAGTTGTTCGGGTAAACTAAAAAGCACGATTGAAGCTGACGCACAATCTAACCCTTCTATAAGTAGGCGAGGAAATAGGAATCCAGGGTTTGGCAATGCAAGTGGAAAGGACGAGAAGTTTGAATCCCGTTCTCTTTCCAATCTTGCCAGATTTTCCTCTACAGAATCCTTGAAGCAAAATGAATCCCGTATTACCAAGAGAAAGAAGAACTTAGAGTTTGCTACCAGTCGCGTGTCTCCTGTTTCAAACAATGTTTCACAGTGGGGTGGCCTTAATGTCTCAAAAGCTTTTAATCCAGTATTTGGATCATCCAAGAAATATTTTTCAGCTTCTGTTCCTGGATCAAGAATCGTTTCTCGAGCAACATCACCAGTATCGAGACGGCCCAGTCCACCTCGTTCTACAACACCTCCTCCAACTCTTGGGGGGCTTGTTTCGCCAATAATGGTTTCCAATGAAGCTAAAGAGACAAATGCTCACATCAGCCAAGAAATCATCAAACTAAGAGGGCAG GTGGAAACTCTAACACGAAAAGCACAATTTCAAGAGGCAGAGCTTAAAAAAACTACTAAACAGTTATTGGAGGCGGTAGCAGTTGCCGGGGAAGAGACTGCTAAATGCAAAGCAGCAAAAGAAGTGATCAAGTCACTAACTGCTCAA CTTAAGGACATGGCTGAAAGACTGCCTGTTGGAGCATCCCGGAACATATATTCTCCTCCAGCCACTTCACATTGCTTATATTCTGCTTCCAGTGATGTTTCAAATGCTTCATTTGATCAGTTAAATGGTCAAGTTGCATGCCAGAAATCAGAATCATATATATCAAACAGAACCATGTTATCTGATGGATTAGACAGCCAATTTATATCCAACGGGTCAACCAGTTTTTTTCTGCAAAATGGACCTAACAGCCAGTTACCCAGTGGTGCAAGAACTATCAGTGATCACAGTTCCAGTCACAACAGACCCGGTTATTCAGAATCAACAAATGGAAACAGAAGATCTGATTATCAAAATGATATCGAGGGGGTTGAACAAGATGAGCCTGGGGTTTACATTACTCTTACCTCCTTACCTGGAGGCATAAAAGATCTTAAGCGTGTTCGCTTCAG TCGGAAGCGCTTTAGTGAAAAACAAGCAGAACAATGGTGGGCGGAGAATAGAGTCAGAGTGTATGAACAGTACAATATTCGCATGGTGGATAAACCTAGTGTTGGTGTCGGGACTGACGACTTCACCTAG
- the LOC108200182 gene encoding PH, RCC1 and FYVE domains-containing protein 1 isoform X3, whose translation MIKYDVPPKGSFLPYSASASVHSLSSGNSDGIYSQVKGIGMDAYRISLSSAVSSSSQGSGHDDDNSLGDVFIWGECTGDGVVGGGPHKVGKSCGANVDSLLPKVLESAVVLDVQNIACGGRHAAFVTKQGEIFSWGEERGGRLGHGVDSDVLHPKLIEALGATNIELVACGEYHTCAVTLSGDLYTWGDGHFGLLGHGNEVSHCVPKKVLGPLEGIHVSSVSCGPWHTAVVTSAGQLFTFGDGTFGVLGHRDRISVSKPREVESLKGRRTVRAACGVWHTAAVIEVMVGNSSSSNCSSGNLFTWGDGDKGRLGHGDKEAKLVPTCVTTLVKSNFCQVACGYSFTVALTTSGHVYTMGSPVYGQLGNPQADGKLPSRVEGKLSNNFVEEIACGAHHVAVLTSRTEVYTWGKGTKGQLGHGDTDDRTSPNHVEALKDKQVKSVACGTNFTAAICLHKWVSGIDQSMCSGCRLPFNFKRKRHNCYNCGLVFCHSCSSRKSLRASMAPNPDRPYRVCDSCSGKLKSTIEADAQSNPSISRRGNRNPGFGNASGKDEKFESRSLSNLARFSSTESLKQNESRITKRKKNLEFATSRVSPVSNNVSQWGGLNVSKAFNPVFGSSKKYFSASVPGSRIVSRATSPVSRRPSPPRSTTPPPTLGGLVSPIMVSNEAKETNAHISQEIIKLRGQVETLTRKAQFQEAELKKTTKQLLEAVAVAGEETAKCKAAKEVIKSLTAQLKDMAERLPVGASRNIYSPPATSHCLYSASSDVSNASFDQLNGQVACQKSESYISNRTMLSDGLDSQFISNGSTSFFLQNGPNSQLPSGARTISDHSSSHNRPGYSESTNGNRRSDYQNDIEGVEQDEPGVYITLTSLPGGIKDLKRVRFSRKRFSEKQAEQWWAENRVRVYEQYNIRMVDKPSVGVGTDDFT comes from the exons ATGATTAAATATGATGTGCCGCCTAAAGGTTCTTTTCTACCATATTCTGCTAGCGCATCTGTCCATTCTTTATCGTCAGGAAACTCAGATGGGATTTACAGTCAAGTGAAAGGAATTGGGATGGATGCTTATAGAATAAGCTTATCTAGTGCAGTTAGTTCTTCAAGCCAAGGGTCTGGTCACGATGATGATAATTCCTTGGGTGATGTTTTTATTTGGGGGGAATGCACTGGTGATGGGGTTGTTGGTGGGGGACCTCACAAAGTAGGGAAATCTTGTGGCGCCAACGTGGATTCTTTACTGCCCAAAGTGTTAGAATCCGCAGTGGTACTTGATGTTCAAAATATAGCTTGTGGTGGACGACATGCTGCTTTTGTAACCAAGCAAGGAGAGATATTTTCCTGGGGTGAGGAAAGAGGAGGCAGGCTAGGCCATGGTGTAGATTCTGATGTTCTGCATCCAAAGCTTATTGAAGCCCTTGGTGCTACAAACATTGAGCTTGTGGCATGTGGTGAGTACCATACATGTGCTGTAACACTTTCTGGTGATCTGTACACATGGGGAGATGGCCATTTTGGTCTTCTTGGTCATGGGAATGAAGTAAGCCATTGTGTCCCAAAGAAGGTACTTGGACCATTGGAGGGTATCCATGTTTCATCAGTCTCGTGTGGTCCCTGGCATACTGCTGTAGTGACCTCTGCTGGACAATTATTTACTTTTGGTGATGGAACATTTGGTGTTTTAGGGCACAGAGATCGTATTAGTGTCTCAAAACCCAGAGAGGTCGAGTCTCTTAAAGGGCGTCGTACAGTGCGAGCAGCTTGTGGTGTATGGCATACTGCTGCCGTCATAGAAGTCATGGTTGGTAATTCAAGTTCTAGCAATTGTTCTTCAGGAAATTTATTTACATGGGGAGACGGGGATAAAGGTCGGCTTGGCCATGGTGACAAGGAAGCTAAACTTGTTCCAACTTGTGTTACCACTCTTGTCAAATCCAACTTTTGCCAAGTTGCCTGCGGTTATAGCTTCACAGTTGCCCTTACAACCTCAGGTCATGTCTATACCATGGGCAGTCCTGTTTATGGACAGCTAGGTAATCCTCAAGCTGATGGGAAGCTTCCGTCTCGTGTTGAAGGAAAACTTTCCAATAATTTCGTAGAAGAGATAGCTTGTGGTGCCCATCATGTTGCAGTCTTAACTTCAAGAACTGAAGTTTACACATGGGGCAAGGGTACAAAAGGTCAATTGGGTCATGGAGACACAGATGACCGAACTTCTCCAAACCACGTTGAAGCTTTAAAAGACAAGCAAGTAAAAAGTGTTGCCTGTGGTACTAATTTCACCGCTGCTATCTGCCTTCATAAGTGGGTTTCAGGGATAGATCAGTCTATGTGTTCGGGATGCCGTCTACCGTTTAATTTCAAAAGAAAGCGTCACAATTGTTATAACTGTGGGCTTGTTTTTTGTCATTCATGCAGCAGCAGGAAGTCACTCAGGGCCTCTATGGCACCAAATCCTGACAGACCATATCGGGTATGCGATAGTTGTTCGGGTAAACTAAAAAGCACGATTGAAGCTGACGCACAATCTAACCCTTCTATAAGTAGGCGAGGAAATAGGAATCCAGGGTTTGGCAATGCAAGTGGAAAGGACGAGAAGTTTGAATCCCGTTCTCTTTCCAATCTTGCCAGATTTTCCTCTACAGAATCCTTGAAGCAAAATGAATCCCGTATTACCAAGAGAAAGAAGAACTTAGAGTTTGCTACCAGTCGCGTGTCTCCTGTTTCAAACAATGTTTCACAGTGGGGTGGCCTTAATGTCTCAAAAGCTTTTAATCCAGTATTTGGATCATCCAAGAAATATTTTTCAGCTTCTGTTCCTGGATCAAGAATCGTTTCTCGAGCAACATCACCAGTATCGAGACGGCCCAGTCCACCTCGTTCTACAACACCTCCTCCAACTCTTGGGGGGCTTGTTTCGCCAATAATGGTTTCCAATGAAGCTAAAGAGACAAATGCTCACATCAGCCAAGAAATCATCAAACTAAGAGGGCAG GTGGAAACTCTAACACGAAAAGCACAATTTCAAGAGGCAGAGCTTAAAAAAACTACTAAACAGTTATTGGAGGCGGTAGCAGTTGCCGGGGAAGAGACTGCTAAATGCAAAGCAGCAAAAGAAGTGATCAAGTCACTAACTGCTCAA CTTAAGGACATGGCTGAAAGACTGCCTGTTGGAGCATCCCGGAACATATATTCTCCTCCAGCCACTTCACATTGCTTATATTCTGCTTCCAGTGATGTTTCAAATGCTTCATTTGATCAGTTAAATGGTCAAGTTGCATGCCAGAAATCAGAATCATATATATCAAACAGAACCATGTTATCTGATGGATTAGACAGCCAATTTATATCCAACGGGTCAACCAGTTTTTTTCTGCAAAATGGACCTAACAGCCAGTTACCCAGTGGTGCAAGAACTATCAGTGATCACAGTTCCAGTCACAACAGACCCGGTTATTCAGAATCAACAAATGGAAACAGAAGATCTGATTATCAAAATGATATCGAGGGGGTTGAACAAGATGAGCCTGGGGTTTACATTACTCTTACCTCCTTACCTGGAGGCATAAAAGATCTTAAGCGTGTTCGCTTCAG TCGGAAGCGCTTTAGTGAAAAACAAGCAGAACAATGGTGGGCGGAGAATAGAGTCAGAGTGTATGAACAGTACAATATTCGCATGGTGGATAAACCTAGTGTTGGTGTCGGGACTGACGACTTCACCTAG